The following coding sequences are from one Corallococcus caeni window:
- a CDS encoding methyltransferase domain-containing protein, whose amino-acid sequence MMWVRDVALLACPDCRGQLVWHGQSEDGRLDEGRLLCGGCGETWEVADGLARLYREDRVQGTDRLMRHLYDGLPALHDPLTAALTPLFQSVSESRMRDGYMRRLELGALKPRDDGQPVRVLEVGVGAGANLPRIRGSLPPGLPVEVWGLDLSTGMLAQCEKRLRKGRGVKDTRLMVADAHALPFRDATFDRVFHVGGIGSYRQPAVALREMARVALPGTPLVVVDEQLDAAFRPSLFQRAAFRALTFYTREAKSPRALLPQGAEGVIEEQVSPFYYCLTFRVPAAVTG is encoded by the coding sequence ATGATGTGGGTGCGGGACGTGGCGTTGCTGGCGTGCCCGGATTGCCGGGGCCAGCTGGTGTGGCACGGGCAGAGCGAGGACGGCCGGCTGGACGAGGGACGGCTGCTGTGCGGCGGCTGCGGCGAGACGTGGGAGGTGGCGGACGGGCTCGCCCGGCTGTACCGCGAGGACCGCGTGCAGGGCACGGACCGCCTCATGCGCCACCTCTACGACGGCCTGCCCGCGCTGCATGATCCGCTGACGGCCGCGCTGACGCCGCTGTTCCAGTCCGTCTCCGAGTCGCGCATGCGCGACGGGTACATGCGCCGGCTGGAGCTGGGCGCGCTCAAGCCGCGCGACGACGGCCAGCCCGTGCGCGTGCTGGAGGTGGGCGTGGGCGCGGGCGCGAACCTGCCGCGCATCCGGGGCTCGCTGCCGCCGGGCCTGCCCGTGGAGGTGTGGGGCCTGGACCTGAGCACCGGCATGCTGGCCCAGTGCGAGAAGCGGCTTCGCAAGGGCCGGGGCGTGAAGGACACGCGGCTGATGGTGGCGGACGCGCACGCGCTCCCGTTCCGCGACGCGACGTTCGACCGCGTCTTCCACGTGGGAGGGATTGGGAGCTACCGCCAGCCCGCGGTGGCGCTGCGGGAGATGGCGCGCGTGGCCCTGCCCGGCACGCCGCTGGTGGTGGTGGACGAGCAGCTGGACGCGGCCTTCCGCCCGTCGCTGTTCCAGCGCGCCGCCTTCCGCGCCCTCACGTTCTACACGCGCGAGGCCAAGAGCCCGCGCGCGCTGCTGCCGCAGGGCGCCGAAGGTGTCATCGAGGAACAGGTGTCACCGTTCTACTACTGCCTCACGTTCCGCGTTCCGGCGGCCGTCACGGGTTGA
- a CDS encoding DUF2378 family protein encodes MRPPEKVVFGHTVEGLLAVLEGHLEGPLRASLKDVGLDLDAKLAPAYPKHQWHQMLLLGAAALFPHLAPAQAHWQLGQRFVTAYFSTRMGRALQGVLKLLGPARTLERTARNMASGNNYLRVDVERLAPTDYRLKVSEGGVHPEFIGALCHFGTLTTGVKNLTTVVEAHEEASATYRMRW; translated from the coding sequence GTGCGTCCGCCGGAAAAGGTCGTGTTCGGCCACACCGTCGAAGGTCTGCTCGCGGTCCTGGAAGGGCACCTGGAGGGCCCGCTCCGGGCGAGTTTGAAGGACGTGGGGTTGGACCTGGACGCGAAGCTGGCGCCCGCCTACCCCAAGCACCAGTGGCACCAGATGCTGCTCCTGGGCGCGGCGGCGCTCTTCCCCCACCTGGCTCCCGCGCAGGCGCACTGGCAACTGGGCCAGCGGTTCGTCACCGCCTACTTCTCCACCCGCATGGGCCGCGCGCTGCAAGGCGTGCTGAAGCTGCTGGGCCCGGCGCGCACGCTGGAGCGCACCGCGCGCAACATGGCCTCCGGCAACAACTACCTGCGGGTGGACGTGGAGCGCCTGGCGCCCACGGACTACCGGCTGAAGGTGAGCGAAGGCGGCGTCCACCCGGAGTTCATCGGGGCCCTGTGCCACTTCGGGACGCTGACCACGGGGGTGAAGAACCTCACCACCGTGGTGGAGGCCCACGAGGAGGCCTCCGCGACGTACCGGATGCGCTGGTAG
- a CDS encoding DUF2378 family protein, translating to MSNPSEIVFGHTVEGLLLALKGRLEGPLRAKLKDAGLDLDRKLEPAYPNAVWQRVLQTVATELFPNVTMNEAQWLLGERFISGYFETNMGRALQTVLKLLGPARALERTSRNLASGSNFLHVDVERLSDTDYRIKVSEGGTYPEFIGSICHHATLATGVKGLTTVVEARQGRAATYRIRW from the coding sequence GTGTCGAACCCGTCCGAGATCGTCTTCGGCCATACGGTCGAAGGACTGCTGTTGGCCCTGAAGGGCCGGCTGGAAGGCCCGCTGCGCGCGAAGCTGAAGGACGCCGGGCTGGACCTGGACCGGAAGCTGGAGCCCGCGTACCCCAACGCCGTCTGGCAGCGCGTGTTGCAGACCGTCGCGACGGAGCTGTTCCCGAACGTGACCATGAACGAGGCGCAGTGGCTGCTGGGCGAGCGCTTCATCTCGGGCTACTTCGAGACGAACATGGGCCGGGCGCTGCAGACGGTGCTGAAGCTGCTGGGCCCCGCGCGCGCGCTGGAGCGCACGTCTCGCAACCTGGCCTCCGGCAGCAACTTCCTGCACGTGGACGTGGAGCGGCTGTCGGACACGGACTACCGCATCAAGGTGAGCGAGGGCGGGACGTACCCGGAGTTCATCGGCTCCATCTGCCACCACGCGACGCTGGCCACCGGCGTGAAGGGGCTCACCACCGTGGTGGAGGCCCGCCAGGGCCGCGCGGCCACCTACCGCATCCGCTGGTAG
- a CDS encoding 3-keto-5-aminohexanoate cleavage protein, producing the protein MPHMLLKACLNGARAATDHPRLPVTAEALARDAAACHAAGAGAFHVHPRAAHGGESLDAADLGVSVSAIRRACPGVPVGVSTGAWILPDVTARRARVASWKALSASTRPDFASVNLSEPGWESVADALLDAGIGVEAGVWFPEDVSRLIAWPHAAECLRVLVETQSSQPEAACQEARTLVDLLRATGLARPLLVHGSEGGAWAVLEWARRHGFDARIGLEDTLTLPDGHRAEDNAALVTRALQLLHG; encoded by the coding sequence ATGCCGCACATGTTGCTCAAGGCCTGTCTCAACGGAGCCCGCGCGGCCACGGATCATCCCCGGCTGCCCGTCACCGCCGAAGCGCTCGCGCGGGACGCCGCCGCCTGTCACGCCGCGGGCGCGGGCGCGTTCCACGTGCACCCGCGAGCCGCGCACGGCGGCGAGTCCCTGGACGCGGCGGACCTCGGTGTGTCGGTGTCCGCCATCCGCCGCGCCTGTCCGGGCGTGCCGGTGGGTGTGAGCACCGGCGCGTGGATCCTCCCGGACGTGACGGCCCGCCGCGCGCGGGTCGCCAGCTGGAAGGCGCTGTCCGCGAGCACCCGGCCCGACTTCGCCTCCGTCAACCTGTCCGAGCCCGGCTGGGAGTCCGTCGCGGACGCGCTGCTCGACGCGGGCATCGGCGTGGAGGCGGGCGTGTGGTTCCCGGAGGACGTGTCCCGGCTCATCGCGTGGCCGCATGCGGCGGAGTGCCTGCGCGTGCTCGTGGAGACGCAGTCGTCCCAGCCGGAAGCGGCGTGTCAGGAGGCGCGGACGCTGGTGGACCTGCTGCGCGCCACGGGCCTCGCGCGTCCCCTGCTCGTGCACGGCTCCGAGGGCGGTGCGTGGGCCGTGCTCGAATGGGCACGGCGCCACGGCTTCGATGCGCGCATCGGACTGGAGGACACGCTCACGCTGCCGGACGGCCATCGCGCGGAGGACAACGCCGCGCTGGTGACCAGGGCCCTCCAGCTCCTGCACGGATGA
- a CDS encoding SEL1-like repeat protein produces the protein MPSVKILFAWRVVPVLALLVACAHGSSDEPTSEAEQLSTLYQRTCGGRTAQACFEQAERLRMGDGVAKDEARAATLHELGCNGDERRACVALGVLKEEGRGVAKDEAEAARLYARGCEQGLPEGCGHLALLYGEGRGVAKDLAQAVSFYERGCAGDDGLSCNNLGVLKLMGGFGVTQDVAAGMGMLVQACNRDVGVACLTVAREFDQGVRTRKDARLAASYFRTACGMGEKEACASASAAVAVKPEPAPAVTPEEGAKLEKIRAMCESGLGMACYVMGSAYEKGASVAVNPGRATMYYQRACDHDVPEACGDVRRMLGLTAEGAKTEEPKQSVLESLQLDPAKVAPEKPKQSVLESLQLDPARVGANAKPPRDPIERWTQQCQDGRGKADACTRLGKVLLLGSSGQKPDVAKAMLLLEQACNRRGVEACLQLWRVWSLGHNTEKVPKDERKGLSMLELGCSWPDGGEACERLGDAFFEDNLARALKIWQSACFEQEDRLSCAKLLIMTRKAVSNGPAELRTAAEQALPRYQAQGCKTRIKDECAALGLPMPKDVVRVRRLKVACDAGDPDACGELAQAYQQGREIEWDRAEEIRVAAQGCDGGSATACVQLAKYYRGVRGGAPLDLDAMLARAAQACSLKDATGCGLKARFLEEFGKLTADAPQVREARYLTCVYLPESRRRGPCEK, from the coding sequence ATGCCCTCAGTGAAAATCCTCTTCGCGTGGCGGGTGGTGCCCGTCCTCGCACTGCTCGTGGCGTGTGCCCATGGCTCCTCGGATGAACCGACGTCGGAGGCCGAACAGCTCTCCACGCTGTACCAGCGCACCTGCGGTGGGAGGACCGCGCAAGCGTGCTTCGAGCAGGCCGAGCGCCTCCGGATGGGCGACGGCGTCGCGAAGGACGAGGCGCGCGCGGCGACGCTCCACGAGCTGGGCTGCAACGGCGACGAGCGGCGGGCGTGCGTGGCGCTGGGAGTGCTGAAGGAGGAGGGCCGGGGCGTCGCGAAGGACGAGGCCGAAGCGGCGCGGCTGTACGCGCGCGGCTGTGAGCAGGGCCTGCCGGAGGGCTGCGGACACCTGGCGCTGCTGTACGGCGAGGGCCGGGGCGTGGCGAAGGACCTCGCGCAGGCGGTGAGCTTCTACGAGCGCGGCTGCGCGGGGGATGACGGGCTGTCGTGCAACAACCTGGGCGTGCTGAAGCTGATGGGCGGCTTCGGCGTCACGCAGGACGTGGCGGCGGGCATGGGGATGCTGGTGCAGGCGTGCAACCGGGACGTCGGGGTCGCCTGTCTCACGGTGGCGCGCGAGTTCGACCAGGGCGTGCGCACGCGCAAGGACGCGCGGCTGGCGGCCAGCTACTTCCGCACCGCGTGCGGCATGGGTGAGAAGGAGGCGTGCGCCTCCGCGAGCGCGGCGGTGGCGGTGAAGCCGGAGCCGGCCCCGGCCGTCACGCCGGAGGAGGGCGCGAAGCTGGAGAAGATCCGCGCCATGTGTGAGTCGGGCCTGGGCATGGCGTGCTACGTGATGGGCTCCGCGTACGAGAAGGGCGCGAGCGTGGCGGTGAACCCGGGCCGCGCGACGATGTACTACCAGCGCGCGTGCGACCACGACGTGCCGGAGGCGTGCGGCGACGTGCGGCGCATGCTGGGGCTCACGGCGGAGGGCGCGAAGACCGAAGAGCCAAAGCAGTCCGTGCTGGAGTCGCTCCAGCTGGACCCGGCGAAGGTCGCTCCGGAGAAGCCGAAGCAGTCCGTGCTGGAGTCGCTCCAGTTGGACCCCGCGCGGGTGGGGGCCAACGCGAAGCCGCCGCGCGACCCCATCGAGCGCTGGACCCAGCAGTGCCAGGACGGAAGAGGCAAGGCGGATGCCTGCACCCGCCTTGGCAAGGTGTTGCTGCTGGGGAGCTCTGGACAGAAGCCCGACGTCGCGAAGGCCATGCTCCTGCTGGAGCAGGCATGCAACCGGCGCGGCGTGGAGGCCTGCTTGCAGCTCTGGCGGGTGTGGTCCCTGGGCCACAACACCGAAAAGGTGCCGAAGGATGAGCGCAAGGGGCTGAGCATGCTGGAGCTGGGCTGCTCGTGGCCGGATGGGGGAGAGGCCTGCGAGCGCCTGGGCGACGCCTTCTTCGAGGACAACCTCGCGCGGGCACTGAAGATCTGGCAGTCCGCCTGCTTCGAGCAGGAGGACCGCCTCAGCTGCGCCAAGCTGCTGATCATGACGCGAAAGGCCGTGAGCAACGGTCCCGCGGAGCTGAGGACGGCCGCGGAGCAGGCCCTTCCCCGTTATCAGGCCCAGGGCTGCAAGACGCGGATCAAGGACGAGTGCGCGGCATTGGGACTGCCCATGCCAAAGGACGTCGTGCGCGTCCGCCGCCTGAAGGTGGCATGCGATGCGGGAGACCCGGATGCCTGCGGCGAGCTGGCCCAGGCGTACCAGCAAGGACGGGAGATTGAATGGGACCGGGCGGAGGAGATCCGTGTGGCGGCGCAGGGCTGCGACGGTGGTAGCGCGACGGCCTGCGTACAGCTGGCGAAGTACTACAGAGGCGTCCGTGGAGGCGCCCCCCTCGACCTGGACGCGATGCTCGCGCGCGCCGCGCAGGCGTGCTCGCTGAAGGACGCTACCGGCTGCGGCCTGAAGGCGCGGTTCCTCGAGGAGTTCGGGAAGCTGACAGCGGATGCACCCCAGGTCCGGGAGGCCCGGTACCTGACCTGTGTCTACCTGCCCGAGTCCAGGCGAAGAGGGCCGTGCGAGAAGTGA
- a CDS encoding SDR family NAD(P)-dependent oxidoreductase: MHVPPAAGGAPPASSEGAPPAWALILGASSGTGAAIAEAVARKPGLNVFGVHRGRYADTARELEARVRDLGRDVHLRQADASTPEAAETGADALLQHAGPRSVKLFVHAIAGASVGHFLSDGPDRLHPRRIQRTFDCMAHSFVYWAQALVKRDLLAPDARLLGLQNPLDETHLNNTGLISAAKAALEMYVRHLAIELGPKGHRVNLLKFGTVMTPALRHVYSPEALALLEARHAAMTPAGRMGTLDDVARFVTVLVGDDAAWFNGATIDFTGGMTLRLLDLVLNP; this comes from the coding sequence ATGCACGTGCCACCAGCAGCAGGCGGAGCTCCTCCAGCCTCATCGGAGGGTGCTCCCCCGGCGTGGGCGCTCATCCTCGGTGCCTCCTCCGGGACGGGCGCGGCCATCGCGGAGGCCGTCGCGCGCAAGCCGGGCCTGAACGTCTTCGGCGTGCACCGGGGCCGCTACGCGGACACCGCGCGGGAGCTGGAGGCCCGCGTTCGCGACCTGGGCCGGGACGTGCACCTGCGGCAGGCGGACGCCTCCACGCCCGAGGCCGCCGAGACCGGCGCGGACGCGCTGCTCCAGCACGCGGGCCCGCGCAGCGTGAAGCTGTTCGTGCACGCCATCGCCGGCGCGTCCGTGGGCCACTTCCTCTCCGACGGCCCGGACCGGCTGCACCCGCGCCGCATCCAGCGCACGTTCGACTGCATGGCGCACTCGTTCGTGTACTGGGCGCAGGCGCTGGTGAAGCGCGACCTGCTGGCCCCGGACGCGCGCCTGCTGGGGCTGCAGAACCCCCTGGATGAGACGCACCTGAACAACACCGGCCTCATCAGCGCCGCCAAGGCCGCGCTGGAGATGTACGTGCGGCATCTGGCCATCGAGCTGGGCCCGAAGGGCCACCGCGTGAACCTGCTCAAGTTCGGCACGGTGATGACGCCCGCGCTGCGCCACGTCTATTCGCCCGAAGCGCTGGCCCTCTTGGAGGCGCGCCACGCGGCCATGACCCCAGCGGGGCGCATGGGCACGCTGGACGACGTGGCCCGCTTCGTCACCGTGCTCGTGGGCGACGACGCCGCCTGGTTCAACGGCGCCACCATCGACTTCACGGGCGGCATGACGCTGCGCCTGCTGGACCTGGTGCTCAACCCGTGA